From Aspergillus chevalieri M1 DNA, chromosome 4, nearly complete sequence, a single genomic window includes:
- a CDS encoding uncharacterized protein (COG:S;~EggNog:ENOG410PYR8) produces MAKFLENSRWYQAYKELASQGKLQLPEYEQNENGEFLVKPGELFCRYPDCDKRTTEFSKTVNLRWHLKHHRDVQIANSGTGRFKQVEKDMTNAWYKELVESNQIMDESKDEEQSKEDDQEHQKPYVPWRKDLMDINRIKVRAIAKALGVFPCDACQEAGISK; encoded by the exons ATGGCGAAATTCTTGGAAAACAGCCGGTGGTACCAGGCATACAAGGAGCTAGCCTCTCAGGGCAAGCTCCAGCTGCCAGAATATGAACAA AATGAAAATGGGGAGTTTCTGGTGAAACCAGGCGAGTTGTTTTGTCGTTACCCAGACTGTGATAAGCGAACT ACAGAATTCTCAAAAACAGTTAATCTTCGCTGGCACCTCAAACACCATCGAGATGTTCAAATTGCAAATAGTGGCACTGGTCGCTTTAAGCAAGTGGAAAAAGATATGACAAATG CCTGGTATAAAGAACTTGTGGAGAGCAACCAAATCATGGATGAGAGTAAGGATGAAGAGCAGTCCAAGGAGGACGACCAAGAGCATCAAAAGCCATATGTGCCATGGAGAAAGGATCTGATGGAT ATCAATCGCATCAAAGTCCGAGCAATTGCTAAGGCTCTTGGGGTGTTTCCTTGTGATGCATGTCAAGAAGCTGGTATTAGTAAGTAA